GGCGCAGGCCCATCACCTTGGAGCAAGCCCGGGCGGCGGGACCGGAAAGCCCCTGGCAGTACCGCTCGGGGAGGCCCTGGATCTCCTGGGGGATGCGGGCGGCGAAGTACCCCTGTAGGCAGAGGGCCTGCCCCTCCGAGGCCCGGCACAGGGCCGCGGCCAGGGCGGGGGGCAGGAAGGCCAACCCCTGGCCCTGGCGGTAGGGAGGGGCCTCGGCCCACGCCCTGTAGCGGTGGGCAAGGGCCAGGGCCCCCAGCAACCCCAGCAGGGCCAGGAGGGCTGCCAGGAGGCGCTTTGCCCTCACCCTTGCGAACCTACCGGAGGTTGGGCAGGAGCCGCTTGGCCTCCTCGATCTCCGCCCTGCTCAGCCGCCCCTCCCACTCCGGAGCCAGGGACTTGGCCAGGTCGTTCCCACCAGCGGCGGCCTTCAGGAGCCAGGCGTAGCCCTGGGCCCGGCCGCCCGGCAGGTGTCCGTCCAGGAGGCAGAGGCCGTAGATGGCCATGCCCTGAACGTACGCCCTGCTCTGGCTAGCTAGATCACAGGCTTTCTTGGGATCTTTTGGCTCTCCGGCCACCCCGAAGTAGTAGGCCGTGGCGAGGAAGGAGGTAGGTTGCGGGCCCATGCCCACAAGCTGCTTCGCCAGGGCGATGGCCTTGGCCTGGTCGGCAGGCCCGCCGTAGCCGTAGTAGTACATGGGCACTAGGAAGTTCCCCGCAAGCAGGTACCCCTTGTTCATGGCCTCCTCCCAGAGCGCCCGAGCCTTGGCCCAGTCCTGGGGTACGCCTGCAGTAGGGACTCCGACCAAGTGGAACCGTGCCAGGACAGATAGGCTTATCGGATCCCCTGTCTTGGCTAGCTCAACAGCCCTTCTTGCAGCGGAAGCTACTGCCTCTGTGTTGAACTGCCCGGTGCTGTGCGCCTCCACGTATGCGTTCAAAGCCTGCAGCGCTCTGCCCCCAGGGTAGCCACGGGAGCCGGCTTCTTCCAAAAGGGAGAATCCTCGTTTGGAGTCGGCGGGCACCCCATATCCGTTTAGGTAGATGAGGGCCAGAACGGCGCTCGCCCAGCCGCTCCCTTTACCCCTGGCCCACTCCAGGTAGGACCTGGCCTTTGCTAAGTCGCGGGGGTAGGTGATCCCGTTGAGGTAGAGGATCCCAATGGCCGCCCCCGCTTCGGCATCGCCTTGGTTGTAAGCCTCGATAAGGGCGCGCGTGACCTGTGCGTCCCCAGCCTGGGCTTTGGCTACAAGCTCCCATCCCTCCTGCCAGGACAAGGCTAGGGCAGAGTGGGGCAAGACTACCAAGAGGGCCGAGAAAAGGCTACGCTTGAGAAGGCTTCCCATCTCGTTCACCTCGCAAGCAGTATATCCAGCCTGGATGAGAAGCCTACCACGGTTGCTCTGCCAAGAGGCTTCGAGCTATCTCCACCTGCCTTCTATGCTTCTCCACCTGCAGTTTGTTCGGTCCGTAGGGGATTTTAGTAAACCATCCAGAGGGGTCTATCCACTGGTTGGTTCCACCCCCTCCGCCCCCTCCGTCGTCCTCGTTCCCGTTGCTTTGGGAGGCATCCGTGTTTGTTTGGGTAGTAAGCTCGTCTGTCGGCTTGGTAAGTTCGTCTGTCAGCCTGCTGGTGGGCTCGTCTGTCGGCTGGGTGAGGGTTTGGGATTGCGAAGGGTCCGTGCTCTGGTTGCTGGGGTCTGTGCTCTGGTTGCTGGGGTCCGTGCTCTGGTTGCTGGGGTCCGTGCTCTGGGTGGTTTGTGTGGGCGGCTCTGGTGGCTCTTTTATCAACTCACAGTTATTCTGTGTGCTCGTGTTCACCAGCCGACTTTCCACCCTCGAGGTGAACCCCGCCGTCCCCCTCGAGGACACCCCCACCACGTCGGGGCTCCAAACCTTCCAGTCCTGCCAGGTCTCGGTGACGGTGACGCTCCCGATGTAGCCGGGAGGGCAGGCTTCCGTCCGGGTCTGGGTGTAGGCGCGAAGGAGCTGGGAAGCGGGAGCGGTGTAGGCCCCAGGGGCGACCTGGCGGCAGCTTCCGTCCTCGCACAGGGTGCCCGGCAAGGGGCCGGAGTAGGTGGCAGACACCGTCGAGGTTGCCTAAGTACCCCGTCGTGGCTTGCGCCACGACGGGGGCCCCAAAGAGGCGATCAGCAAGCCGCCTTGGCTTTAGCCGATGGGGCAACTCTTGTGCGCGGGTGTTCAGTACCCACGGCGTGGGAGAAACCCCTGGGCGCGTATACTGAACGCATGGAGGCGCCCCTCGCCTACCTCCAGGAGGCCGTGAAAAGGCTGCGGGAGGCCCTGGACCTCGAGGCCCTCTACCTCTTCGGGTCCTACGCCCGGAACACCGCCGACGCCCGCTCTGACCTGGACCTCCTGGTGGTGGCCCGCACCGCCCTGCCTCCCCTAAAGCGCATCGGGTTGGTATTGGAGCTCCTTCAGGACGCGCCCAGGCCCGTGGAGGTCCTGGTGCTCACCCCGGAGGAGCTGGCCGAAAGGCGGGAACTTCCCTTTCTGCAAGGCGTGCTGAAGGAGGCTGTACCCCTTTATGAGCGCGGAAAAGAGGCGGCTTGAGGGGGAGCGCTGGCTCCTCCAGGCCGAGGACGACCTGGAGGCGGGCAAAGCCCTCCTGGCCGCGGGGAAGTACGCCCAGGCCGCCTTCATGGCCCAGCAGGCGGGGGAAAAAGCCCTGAAGGGCCTCTGGCTTGCCCTGGGGCTGGACCCTTGGGGGCACAGCCTCGCCCGGCTCATCAAGGACCTGCCCGGGGAAAGGGGGGAAAGGCTCAGACCCTTACTCCAGCAAGTCTTGCCCCCAACAGGGGCCTATCCGGATGGAGCCATCCACAGCCGCTCCGCCTCCTCGTCCATAAGGCCGTACAACCACGCCACCAGCCGGTCCACGAGCCTATCGGTGGCCTCCAGGCGGCGGTAGAGGGGCCGAAGCTCCTCGAGGGCCCTCTGGCTTTCCTCCATAAGCCGGGCCAGGGTTTTGGGCGTGGTGGGGACCCTCTTGGCCCGGAAGCGCTCCACGATGGCCTCCACGCCCCCTTCCAACCCGTGCCGCGGCTACTCCTCGGCAAGCCACTCTTGACCGAGCCGGTCCGCCTGCGGGAAGGTGTGCTTCACCCACTCCCGCCACTCCCCCTCGAGGGCCAGCCGTTCCCCTTGGGTGCGCTGCATCTCTTGGGCCAGGTAGGCCAGGAAAGCCGCCACCACATCCCTCCTGCCCGCCTGGAGTTGGGCGCGAGCCCAGGCCTCAAGGGCTTCGTACTCCTCTTGCCCGTAGCGCTTCCGAGCCTCGTCCAGGGCCTGGCTTAGCGCTTCCTCTTCCGTGGTCCGCTCTATGCGGGGGATGGGGAGGTGCTGGAGGTGGACGGCGCGAAGCTCAAGCCGACCCCCCTCGTTAGGGTCGCCCAAGGATGAAAGCTTGAGCTTCATAGCCCCAAAGGCGACCCTTGAGTTCAAGACTGCGAGAAGATAGTAGTCCTCTTTGGGTATGAAAAAGAGCTTGTTGTTGATGTAAAAGCCTTTGGCATCTAGGTAAAACCGAGGCTCTTTTGCTATCTCCGGGTAAACAATTTTCGGACCCTCGAGGAGAGAGTAATAGGCCACCGCATCCTGAATTTCGTACCACTTGTAATCTCCTGGCTTCCGCCCAGGCCACTCGCCCTGCTCTTGAGGGTTCCACCCAGCCGGTCTTGGCTCCAGGCGGTGGCGAAACCGCTGCAGATGGCGCTTGATGGCCGGGTAATCCTCTATGCGCACCCCGCGGCGGGTGAAGATCAGGTACTGGGTTTTGGGGTCATTGGGCCACCGAGCGTAGTAGTGCCGCACGTCATCCCCCACCAGAAGGGGTTTGATGAGCTCGGCGCTTTTGGGGTCCTCCTGGATGAGGCGGATGCGGGTAGCCTCATCTATGAAAAAAGCTTCATTAAAGCCGGTCAGTATCCCCCTGTAAAACTCGCCCGCGTACTCCCTCAGGGGCACTCCCACCGCTTCCATCTTTTGCAGGATGGCGTTGATGTTAGCGTCCCCCAAGGTCCAGCCCTCAGGCCGAAAAGCCTCCTCGTCCAAATCCTGCCCCCGCTTCACCAGCTCCTCAAGAGCTTCCTTTCGGGCTTCCGAAGGAGCATGCAAAAGGCTCGCAAACTCCTCCTTGGACACCGGCTTGAACCGCACCGGGCTAAAGCTCCCCGCACTTTCCCTATGAGGCTTCTCTACGATGAATATGGCCGGAAATGTGGCCGCTCCTTCAAACACCGGGTTCTCACCGAAATCAATCACCTCGCGGATGCGCTGCGCAGCAAGCAACCTCCGCAAACCTTCCCCATACGCCGCCCGGGTGAACTGGCGGGATGAAATGAACCCCAGCCGCCCCCCTTCCCTGAGCACGGAAAGCCCCCTGGCAAAGAAGTACACGTACAGGTCAGCGCTCCCGCTGTAGACGCTCTCAAAGGCCTTCTCCAAAAAGGGCTTGTTGGGGGCAATCTGCTCCTGGCGCACGTAGGGCGGGTTGCCGATCACGGCGTCAAAGCCGGGGTTGTGCCTGCGCTCGGAGCTGAAGAAGACCTCGGGAAACTCAAACTCCCAGTGGAAAAAGCGCCGCTCCTGGGCAAGGGCGAGGGCTTCCGGCACGTGGTGCTTTGCGGGCGGGGTGGCCAGATCGGCCAGCTTGAAGGAGGGCAGGTACACCCGGGCCTCCCACAGGGGGGGCAGGGGCTGGCCCCTCTTGGGCTTGGGGGCGAAGAAGCTGGCGGCATAGACGTCCAGGGCCCGGCGGAGGGGAAGGAGGGCGGCCTCGGCCTGGGCGTAAAGCTCCTGGGACAGGGCCACCTCGGCGGGGGTGAGGTCCCGCACGTCCAAAAGCGCTTGGGCCTTGCGGGTGGCCGCCTCCACCTCGGCTTCGATCTCCGTAAGCCACATGGGGTTCTCCCGCTCCACCCAGGCCATGAACTCGTCCCTGGACACACCCAGCACGCTGTTGCCCGTGCGCAGGTGGTGGTCCAGGAAGGAAAGGGGGGCACCCACCGTGAAGGCATCCAGCCACAGGGAGAGCTTGGCCAGCTCCACGGCCATGTCGTTAAGGTCCACGCCGAAGACGCACCGCTTCATCACCATGCGCTTGAGCAGGTTGCTGTCGGAAAGCTGCTCGTCCTTGACCTCGAGGCCGTACTCCCCTATCTGCTGCCGGATTTCCTGGCGAAGCTCCGCCAGGGCATCCAAAACCGGCTCGGCCCGTAGCTCAGCGATGATGCCCGCGAAGCGCTCGGCCAAGAAGTTGACCGCCCCCACCAGAAAGTGGCCCGACCCCATGGCCGGGTCCACCACCTTCACATCCAGAAGGGCTTCCAGGGCACGGCGCCGAAGGTCGGCCAGCCGCTTGGCGCCCTCGTGGGTGGGGTGCTTCTCCTGCCGACGGGCGTGGTGCTGGTACTCCTCCAAGACCTTGCGCAAGGCCTCCTTCCGCCCCTCCACCACGGGCTCCAGGGTGCGGCGGACGATGTACTCCACCACATAGTCGGGAGTGTAGTAGCTTCCCGAGACCTTGCGCTGGCGCTGGTCGTAGACCAGGTAGGGCTTGCCCTTGGGCACCTCATGGAGGGGCTTTTCCTTCGGGGAGAGTTGGGCCTTGGGCTTGTAGACCTCGAGGCCCCCCTCCTTCACCACCGCCAGGTCCTCCTGGGCCACGGCCAAGCGGTACTCCAAAAGCCCCTCATACACCGCCCCCAGCTCCCGCACGGTGAGGTACTTGTAGTCCACGAAGCGAAGCCTTTCCCCCTCATCAGGTTGGCGGGAGAGCCGGTCCAGCGCCGGGGCCAGGAAGGCGTCGGCCACCTTGTGGGTGTCCAGGAAGGGATGCAGGCCCGGCCTGAAGAGCCCCCCGTTGTAGGGGGGAACCTTCAGCCGGCGGTCCCCCTTATCGATGAGGGTGAAGAGGGCGGAAAGGTGCCCCCAAAGAAGGTAGGTGTGTTCGCTGTAGATCTGCCCCTTGTCCATGCCCTCGGCCACCTCCCGGCGGAGCTGGGTCAGGCTCAGGGCCCGGTAGCCCAAGACGTCGTGGACGGGAAGCAGGTTGCGGTCCTCGGCGTAGAGGAGGAAAAGCAGGCGGTAGAGGAGAACCATGGTGGCCCGGTAGGTCTCCCGCAAAACGGCCTCGTCCACCGCCTCCCGCCGGACTTCGGTGTGGTAGCGGAGGAACCCCTCGGCCAAAAGGGGGAAGACCTCCTCAAATACCACCTCCTTGAGCCTCTCCCCCACCCGCAGGCCGTACTGCTCGCTGGCCTCCAGAACCCTCTTGAGGAAGGAGC
Above is a window of Thermus tengchongensis DNA encoding:
- a CDS encoding tetratricopeptide repeat protein, which encodes MGSLLKRSLFSALLVVLPHSALALSWQEGWELVAKAQAGDAQVTRALIEAYNQGDAEAGAAIGILYLNGITYPRDLAKARSYLEWARGKGSGWASAVLALIYLNGYGVPADSKRGFSLLEEAGSRGYPGGRALQALNAYVEAHSTGQFNTEAVASAARRAVELAKTGDPISLSVLARFHLVGVPTAGVPQDWAKARALWEEAMNKGYLLAGNFLVPMYYYGYGGPADQAKAIALAKQLVGMGPQPTSFLATAYYFGVAGEPKDPKKACDLASQSRAYVQGMAIYGLCLLDGHLPGGRAQGYAWLLKAAAGGNDLAKSLAPEWEGRLSRAEIEEAKRLLPNLR
- a CDS encoding nucleotidyltransferase domain-containing protein, whose product is MEAPLAYLQEAVKRLREALDLEALYLFGSYARNTADARSDLDLLVVARTALPPLKRIGLVLELLQDAPRPVEVLVLTPEELAERRELPFLQGVLKEAVPLYERGKEAA
- a CDS encoding HEPN domain-containing protein; translated protein: MSAEKRRLEGERWLLQAEDDLEAGKALLAAGKYAQAAFMAQQAGEKALKGLWLALGLDPWGHSLARLIKDLPGERGERLRPLLQQVLPPTGAYPDGAIHSRSASSSIRPYNHATSRSTSLSVASRRR
- a CDS encoding Eco57I restriction-modification methylase domain-containing protein, which translates into the protein MPDCLTPMPARFGEVPGELLLDFGGLFRVYRVGYKATPPVEPVAAHLAKAGVAALVLFSKDQKDFQLLYQDQERRLARADAQGVENLLGRLCEFQRQGKDPLEAAQWVKDILQAQAEQEGLFRKRPYRNQGLFSEHYLEVRLRETPEWSEDPEPVRRELLELYRSKRAILENANESQTEEEFIQPVLKALGFAYWVQDAQKASGSLQRPDYVLYPDEDTKAKAVVQKEEAKRLAPALALAEAKYFGRDLDVKKRDARDLAPNPVTPSFQLSGYLQSTGLEWGILTNGREWRLYWGRAVDRQNRYFAVDLVQALEDPEAFRFFWLFFRREAFLEGPQGSFLKRVLEASEQYGLRVGERLKEVVFEEVFPLLAEGFLRYHTEVRREAVDEAVLRETYRATMVLLYRLLFLLYAEDRNLLPVHDVLGYRALSLTQLRREVAEGMDKGQIYSEHTYLLWGHLSALFTLIDKGDRRLKVPPYNGGLFRPGLHPFLDTHKVADAFLAPALDRLSRQPDEGERLRFVDYKYLTVRELGAVYEGLLEYRLAVAQEDLAVVKEGGLEVYKPKAQLSPKEKPLHEVPKGKPYLVYDQRQRKVSGSYYTPDYVVEYIVRRTLEPVVEGRKEALRKVLEEYQHHARRQEKHPTHEGAKRLADLRRRALEALLDVKVVDPAMGSGHFLVGAVNFLAERFAGIIAELRAEPVLDALAELRQEIRQQIGEYGLEVKDEQLSDSNLLKRMVMKRCVFGVDLNDMAVELAKLSLWLDAFTVGAPLSFLDHHLRTGNSVLGVSRDEFMAWVERENPMWLTEIEAEVEAATRKAQALLDVRDLTPAEVALSQELYAQAEAALLPLRRALDVYAASFFAPKPKRGQPLPPLWEARVYLPSFKLADLATPPAKHHVPEALALAQERRFFHWEFEFPEVFFSSERRHNPGFDAVIGNPPYVRQEQIAPNKPFLEKAFESVYSGSADLYVYFFARGLSVLREGGRLGFISSRQFTRAAYGEGLRRLLAAQRIREVIDFGENPVFEGAATFPAIFIVEKPHRESAGSFSPVRFKPVSKEEFASLLHAPSEARKEALEELVKRGQDLDEEAFRPEGWTLGDANINAILQKMEAVGVPLREYAGEFYRGILTGFNEAFFIDEATRIRLIQEDPKSAELIKPLLVGDDVRHYYARWPNDPKTQYLIFTRRGVRIEDYPAIKRHLQRFRHRLEPRPAGWNPQEQGEWPGRKPGDYKWYEIQDAVAYYSLLEGPKIVYPEIAKEPRFYLDAKGFYINNKLFFIPKEDYYLLAVLNSRVAFGAMKLKLSSLGDPNEGGRLELRAVHLQHLPIPRIERTTEEEALSQALDEARKRYGQEEYEALEAWARAQLQAGRRDVVAAFLAYLAQEMQRTQGERLALEGEWREWVKHTFPQADRLGQEWLAEE